AGCAAGTGCAGCAAATGGTTGACCCCACCAAAAGCCCTCGACACACGAGCGGCAGGCGCATACGTAACTTAAATCGATAAAAGGTTTCGGTTTGGAATTTGCACAGTTACTTACCTCGGACCACGGCACACACTCAGTCCAACTATGGCTACATAAATAGATACGGGAATTATGCGTTCTCAACTAGCTACTTACACTCAATTCCGCCTTAACCGCTTGCGACCACCATCATCGCCATCGGATCCACTGCGCTCCTCAGCCTCCATGACCTAAATAAGATAAACATTTGTTGATTGAACACACGTAGCGCTTgttaaaaacagaaaacgagTACAAGATACACACCTTGATTTTGGTGCCGCAAATTTCGGCTCCATTCAGGGTGCGAATGGCCATTTGAGCACTCTCGACCTCCGCGTACTTGACGTAGCCACAGTTCTTGTTGGGCAGCAGGTAGACGTCGATCAGTCCCGACCAGCAAGAGAATATGTTTTTCAAGATCGAATGCGGCAAGTTCTGATAGTTGATAAGAAACCACGTTTATAACTAATTGGACACAGTACAGTGGCACCTACCGCAGAGAGCACAATAAACAGTCGTTGGGCCACCTGGTCGTCCGGCGATGCCAGTGGCTGAGTTGGGGGCAAAGGCACATTGCAGATGGCATCCTTTTTGGTGCGCTCTAAAATAAAAGACCACATTAAATCTAGGCATAGAGAATAGCATGCATTTAAAGCCAAGAAAGtgtgaaaaaagaaaccaaacaaaagcgTTTAATAAATGGCTACAGGTGATGGCGCGGCCTGTAACCCTTGATAGATTTAACTCGCGTACTGTCTATGAAGGATGTGTCCATTCGAGCTGAGCTCATTCCATTGACTTTGACAATGATGCGTTCGCCCATTGGGTACTCCAATCCATGGAGTTTATCCCTAAAGAAAAATAGTGTTAGCGCCTGGATAAAAAAGAGTTTTAAAGTTATGTTTACTTGGCATAAATAGCGGCTTCTGGGTTGTCATACACCACTAAGGCCTCATTGGTGCGCGGTCCATCTGGAATGGGGATTACAAGTAGCTTTAAAGGTTATCGGAACCTATACTATACTGGTTACGTACGTTCACGCATGATTTGGCAGTAATCCAAGCCGGGTATGATGTCGAAGAGCCGCCAGAGCTGATCCTGGTTGACGCAGTTACTCACGTTGACCTCCAGGCATGAGGGCTGGGCCACTGGGACATTCTGCATGCGAAGGAAGGCCGCCATGTCGTTGTTCTGCGACACATTCCAGTCGttgttgtagctgctgctaccgccgccaccgctgcTGCTACCGCCTCCATTAAAATTGGAATTGCCACGTCCCGAGCTGCTATACAAAGGATTATCCTCGGAGGGACGACCGTACTGATCCCTTTGTGTGCGTGTAGAACCCTTTGGCTCAGCAAAAACAGCTTTATACTTCGCGGAGCAGTTTTCGAAAGCCACAGCTGCATAGTAGAACCTGTGTATTGAGATTAGATTAGTTATGGCTTGGACAATTGGTAACGCTGCATTGGCCACGCACTTGGTGAAGCGGACATATCCAAAGCCCTTGGGATTGCCATTGTTCTTCTCCTTGACAATTGTGACAGATTCCACATCGCCCCACTGGGAGAACTCCTCGCGAATATCCTCCTCGGTGGCTGTTTTCGGGATTACTATGAAGAGTCTTACGTACTTCTCCTGCTCGTTCTCAGACTTATTTGAGCCCTGATTGCGACTGAAAGAAGGGTGAAGGGGTTAGGCCATGTTCTTGGGTACCAGTACTCGAGGCAAATCTCACTTGGCTGCCACCAGGACTTTGAGGGTGCGATCCATCTTGCCAATGGTCTTGCCGTTCATCTCCTCCTGCGCCTTGGCCGCATCCGATGTCTTGGAGAACTTGACGTAGGCGATTCCCTTGTTCTCCTGCGTGTGCTTGTCCTTCACTACCCAAATATCCTCGATTTCGCCGTATGGCGAGAAGGCTTCACGGAAATCCTCCTCCGTGTGTGCCTTGTTGCAAATGATGAATAGCCGCGACATCGGCGGATCATCGTCGTTTGAGTACTCCTGGCCGCCACGTCCTCCGCCACTGCGCGATTGTGATCTGTAGTCCGACATGCTTCTGATTTATCTTTGTTTTCCGCTCCGCTGAAATTATTTGCACTTCGacttttttcgcttttgccGCTTTGATAGCGTATACATACAAGATAGAGATGTGAGGTGATCGATATATGAACGAACCAATTTCCAGGGAAATGTGTACTGGTTCCTTTGAATGAACTGGTTCTTTAATTATTACctcataaaaaatgtttaaatgcacaaatttcagattttaattttaaaacagcTAGAACTGTTTGAAATCGTTACTTAGACGCATCGATTAGGCATTAAGTTATTAAGCCCCGAAAAGATGGCCGCAAACAAAGCATTGCGAAAGATAAAGGAATCCTTCCAAAAGGACTAACACCATTTAGGTAATAGTTATAAAAAGATACCGCCCCTTAGCGGCAGCTGGTAAGTGACTTTCTACCTGAAACGTTATTACATTAACATTATTACCTACCTGTAGTAACAACTCATTTAAAAGCGATCTGCAATCGCACTTAACACCTCAGTTGCATTCTCCAATCCAATATGAATTCACTCGTGACTATCTTCATTTTGCTATCCTTTGGACAGTTAGGCCTCGCTAGCATGGCAGAAATGCGCAAAAAGTCGCACACCGAGGAATTCGAAGGAATGCCAGCCCTGTTCAGGGCCATGTCCTCCTCTCCAAACGATGGATACACCTACAATTGGACCGTGGTCTCGATTTCAACGGCTGGACAACCAGGTTCCGGTCCAAACTGCACCGTTTTGTATCTGGATCAGTGTACATCCTGGAATAAGTGTAGACAGACCTGCCTGAAAACCGGAGCCACCAGCTACAGGTGGTTTCATGATGGATGTTGCGAGTGCGTGGGAGAACAGTGCATAAATTACGGCGTGAACGAAAGCAGATGTCGACTGTGTCCTGAACCAGGAATTGAAGATGAAGAGGATTGAACCATATTATCGCAAAAAGAAATATTCTATTGCCAATGAGAACCCAAAAATCGGGTGCTATACCTAATGCTAGTTGTAattcttattaaattttaagattttaagGACTCACGAGTTGATTTGgcttaacaaaaataaaatatacagttaaaaaatagtttttaattttatttctccGGTTTTTGGTTTGAATTAACTGacattttacaaatttctCATCCAGTGTTGGGAAATGCCACAATTTAGTTGCACGTGCTGTCGACGCCCTGGTTTTGAATAGATATCCATCCCTGGTTGTTGTCACTCCACGTTTTACCTACGCACTtcttttcaattgtttttaattatttaaagtagAAAAAAATGGGCCGCAAGTTCCTGAATAAGAAAAAGAAGGCTGCGCCGCAGCTGGAGATAGTGCCGCTTGATGAAAACCCACCACTGCCGCCACAGCGATCCTCAGATGATGTGGTGCCCAAAAAGGCAAGAAATGGGACTCCTGTGAACATAGAATTTCTTAACTAAAAACTGAATTTTACTTGCAGGAAAAGTGGGTGAACAAACAGCGCGTGCTGGTCTTCTCCGCACGCGGTATTAGCCACCGTGATCGGCACTTAATGAAGGATATTAAGACCCTGATGCCACACCATCGTCCCGAATCCAAAATGGAACGCTCCAAAACCTTGTCGGTGGTCAACGAAATGTGCGAAATGAAGCACTGCAATAAGGCCATGCTGTTCGAGGGACGCCGGAAAAGGGATCTGTATATGTGGATATCCAACACCACGGGATCCACTGGTCCATCGGCTAAATTCCTCATCGAAAACATTCACACAATGGCCGAACTGAAGATGACGGGCAACTGCTTGCGGGGATCGCGCCCACTGCTCTCGTTCGACTCCAAATTCGACGAGCTGCCGCATCTTAAGCTGCTCAAGGAGCTGTTCGTGCAGACCTACTCCGTGCCCAACCATCATCCGAAGAGCCAGCCCTTCGTGGATCACGTATACACCTTCACCTACCTGGACAAACGCATCTGGTTCAGAAACTTCCAGATTCTGTCCGAGGATGGCGGCTTGTCCGAAGTCGGACCACGTTACGTGTTGAATCCTGTGAAAATATTCGATGGTTCCTTTACTGGCAAAACCATTTGGGAGAATCCAGACTACGTGAGCCCATCCAAACAGCGACAGGTACTCAAGAAGGCCGCCAAGGACAAGTACGTAAACCGAGTGGAACAAAAGGTCAAGCACGAGGCCACGCGACCGGTCAGAGCTTACGATGGCGCGGATAACGAAGAGCTGTTTGAGGACGATGATCCCGTGGAGACGGCCAAGATTCTGGCTGCGATagccaaaaagaagaaggaggaagcCGCCAAACAGACACCCAAATCGGCGCTTACCAAGAAGATCAAGGAAAAACAACTGCAGGCCGTTAAAGATGTGATTGAAAGAAAGAAGGCTAGAACCATTAAACGCGTGAAAAAGGTTTAAACACCTCATTTTACATTAAGATACAAAAACGattaaactttataaatacGTTTACAAACTGTGCATCCTAAGTTTGAATATATCAATAGACAAGATTACCAGTTATTATTTGTCCCACTGTTCTGCTTTGTACGTCGCGACGGAGTAAtggtatgtatataaatattaacatCCTAATGAGATGTGCGTTGAGTTTCGGGGGGTTCTGCTTTTGGAGCTACTCCGCCGACATGGGAGCTACCTCGGGGTCGGACTGAGGGAGTCGGGTAATACTAAAGGGCTGCTTGTTGATGGGCATCATTTGAACAACTTCGATAGGCGGCTCCTCGCCAGGCTGCAGCGGTTCCTCGCCTACTAGCTTGGCCAAGTTGCTCTGCGCCCATCGACCAGAGCGACCATTCAGTGTCTTATCCTCGCAAACGCAGAGGAATAAGGTATCCACTACCATCTATCAAAGAGTCATTGGTTAGCCTCAAGCTTATACAGGTTGTAAAGGAATACCTACCTCAAATAGCGATAGGATAATGTGAGCAATGAAGAAGGAGAATATAATGATGATTATGACGGGGGCCATGTAGAAATTCAGACCAGGCATGTCCTTGAGCAAAATGATACCAATCAGGCCAGAGAGGGCGGCCACCACAACCTTTCCCAGGAAGAGAATGAAGTCGCCCACACTGTTAATGGTGGCCACTTGCAAAACATTCGTGGCCATGGCATTCCATGCctagaaaaaataaacatttttagtttGGAAAGTTACAAAATTTGTGTGACAGTAACTTACAATGCCAGCAGCGGGGCAGAAGTTAATGGATTCGATAGCCACTACGGTGTAGGCATTATGATTCAAGAAGCGAATGAACTTCTCTAGTAGCCAGAAACCACATATGCAGCACTTCAAACAGCAGGCGGCGCACTCCGATCCCTTGTCCTCGCCTTTTTTCAATCTGCAATGTCACGTTCAATTAGTAAAGAATGGGAGACGCTTGCAAAGTGACGACTCAACTTACTTGGCATACAAATAGGTGAGTATCAGGCGGGGAATCTTGAAAATGGTGATGACAAAGGATCCCTTGGCTACCGTACCCAAATGATACTTAACCAGTTTGCCAATGGCATAAATCGTGGGTGTGCTGGTCGG
This genomic interval from Drosophila teissieri strain GT53w chromosome 3L, Prin_Dtei_1.1, whole genome shotgun sequence contains the following:
- the LOC122618381 gene encoding RNA-binding protein 45; translation: MSDYRSQSRSGGGRGGQEYSNDDDPPMSRLFIICNKAHTEEDFREAFSPYGEIEDIWVVKDKHTQENKGIAYVKFSKTSDAAKAQEEMNGKTIGKMDRTLKVLVAANRNQGSNKSENEQEKYVRLFIVIPKTATEEDIREEFSQWGDVESVTIVKEKNNGNPKGFGYVRFTKFYYAAVAFENCSAKYKAVFAEPKGSTRTQRDQYGRPSEDNPLYSSSGRGNSNFNGGGSSSGGGGSSSYNNDWNVSQNNDMAAFLRMQNVPVAQPSCLEVNVSNCVNQDQLWRLFDIIPGLDYCQIMREHGPRTNEALVVYDNPEAAIYAKDKLHGLEYPMGERIIVKVNGMSSARMDTSFIDKRTKKDAICNVPLPPTQPLASPDDQVAQRLFIVLSANLPHSILKNIFSCWSGLIDVYLLPNKNCGYVKYAEVESAQMAIRTLNGAEICGTKIKVMEAEERSGSDGDDGGRKRLRRN
- the LOC122618386 gene encoding protein twisted gastrulation — its product is MAEMRKKSHTEEFEGMPALFRAMSSSPNDGYTYNWTVVSISTAGQPGSGPNCTVLYLDQCTSWNKCRQTCLKTGATSYRWFHDGCCECVGEQCINYGVNESRCRLCPEPGIEDEED
- the LOC122618383 gene encoding ribosome biogenesis protein BRX1 homolog encodes the protein MGRKFLNKKKKAAPQLEIVPLDENPPLPPQRSSDDVVPKKEKWVNKQRVLVFSARGISHRDRHLMKDIKTLMPHHRPESKMERSKTLSVVNEMCEMKHCNKAMLFEGRRKRDLYMWISNTTGSTGPSAKFLIENIHTMAELKMTGNCLRGSRPLLSFDSKFDELPHLKLLKELFVQTYSVPNHHPKSQPFVDHVYTFTYLDKRIWFRNFQILSEDGGLSEVGPRYVLNPVKIFDGSFTGKTIWENPDYVSPSKQRQVLKKAAKDKYVNRVEQKVKHEATRPVRAYDGADNEELFEDDDPVETAKILAAIAKKKKEEAAKQTPKSALTKKIKEKQLQAVKDVIERKKARTIKRVKKV